In Thermodesulfobacteriota bacterium, a single genomic region encodes these proteins:
- a CDS encoding integron integrase codes for MEKFTTYLISKSIIPEAQVRYYVGWVKAFFRSLGRDPAQKVTSEEIDRYLRGLAKIHEEWQVKQAEQAIRIYRFFQNRIQSPSVPDGNSNQQWKIATEEMRNMIRLKQLSLNTEKTYFSWLRQFYRFLNGASPYALDDTHITNFLTHLAVDRNIAASTQNQAFNALLFFYRHVLEKEVSRLGDVVRSKKRRWLPVVLTRPEVGRVFDQMSGGNRLMAQLIYGGGLRLRECVKLRVKDVDFERGVLVIKFGKGGKDRETLLPEFIKEELKRHLENIRPLYDLDRKNNTPGVEMPSALDRKYPNAGQEWIWQWVFPSQALSTDPRSKIIRRHHVHPTNLQKHIKTAALKAGITKRITTHTLRHSFATHLLEDGYDIRTIQELLGHSSIKTTMIYTHVAQKNRLGVRSPLDSFTP; via the coding sequence ATGGAAAAGTTCACCACCTATCTAATTTCAAAATCAATCATTCCGGAAGCACAGGTTCGGTACTATGTCGGATGGGTGAAGGCCTTTTTTCGGTCCCTTGGAAGGGACCCAGCCCAGAAAGTGACTTCCGAAGAAATTGACCGGTACCTGAGAGGCCTGGCTAAAATTCATGAGGAGTGGCAGGTCAAACAGGCGGAACAGGCCATTCGGATATATCGTTTTTTCCAGAATAGAATACAAAGTCCCTCTGTTCCAGATGGTAATTCAAATCAGCAGTGGAAGATCGCCACGGAAGAAATGAGAAACATGATCCGGTTAAAACAACTGTCCTTAAATACAGAAAAAACATACTTTTCCTGGTTAAGACAGTTTTACCGGTTCCTCAATGGCGCTTCCCCTTATGCGCTTGATGACACGCATATTACGAATTTTCTGACGCATCTGGCCGTGGACAGGAATATCGCCGCCTCCACCCAGAATCAGGCCTTTAACGCACTGTTGTTTTTCTATCGGCATGTTCTGGAAAAAGAGGTGAGCCGGTTGGGTGACGTGGTGCGTTCTAAAAAGAGACGATGGCTGCCGGTTGTTTTGACCCGGCCTGAAGTAGGGCGCGTTTTTGATCAAATGAGTGGCGGTAACCGTTTGATGGCGCAATTGATTTACGGCGGCGGCTTGCGCTTGAGGGAGTGCGTCAAGTTAAGAGTCAAGGACGTGGATTTTGAACGGGGCGTTCTGGTGATCAAGTTCGGAAAGGGAGGCAAAGACAGGGAAACGCTTCTTCCGGAATTCATAAAAGAGGAACTGAAGCGCCATCTTGAGAATATCCGGCCGCTTTACGATCTGGATAGAAAGAATAACACGCCGGGCGTGGAAATGCCGTCCGCCCTGGACCGCAAATACCCGAACGCCGGACAGGAGTGGATCTGGCAGTGGGTGTTCCCTTCACAAGCGCTGTCAACTGATCCGCGTTCAAAGATTATCAGGCGACATCATGTGCACCCAACAAATTTACAGAAACACATCAAAACCGCCGCCCTCAAGGCCGGCATCACCAAGCGGATAACCACCCACACCTTGCGGCACAGTTTTGCCACGCATTTGCTGGAAGACGGTTACGATATCCGGACCATTCAGGAGTTGCTGGGCCATTCCAGCATCAAGACGACCATGATCTATACCCATGTAGCGCAAAAGAACCGGCTGGGCGTCAGAAGCCCGCTGGATTCGTTTACCCCTTGA